The Schistocerca nitens isolate TAMUIC-IGC-003100 chromosome 6, iqSchNite1.1, whole genome shotgun sequence DNA segment atatgggaaaaacgcaaatatgggaaaaacgcaaatatgggaaaaacgcaaatatgggaagaacgcaaatatgggaaaaacgcaaacgtagcgaaagggaaatttgtggcacaaattgactagaggaaagaatcagttgatatgacatagtctgtacaatcaagggttcactaaatatgctcaaaagcaaatatgggaaaaacgcaaatatgggaaaaacgcaaatatgggaaaaacgcaaatatgggaaaaacgcaaatatgggaaaaacgcaaatatgggaaaaacgcaaatatgggaaaaacgcaaatatggcaaaaacacaaatatggaaaaaacgcaaatatgggaaaaacgcaaatatgggaaaaacgcaaatatgggaaaaacgcaaatatgggaaaaacccaaatatgggaaaaacgcaaatatgggaaaaacgcaaatatgggaaaaacgcaaatatgggaaaaacgcaaatatgggaaaaacgcaaatatgggaaaaacgcaaaaatgggaaaaacgcaaatatgggaaaaacgcaaatatgggaaaaacgcaaatgtagcaaaagggaaatttgtggcacaaattgactagaggaaagaatcagttggtatgacagtctgtagcatcaagggttcactaaatatgcttcaaaagcaaatatggggaaaacgcatatatgggaaaaacgcatatatgggaaaatcgcatatatgggaaaaacgcatatatgggaaaaacgcatatatgggaaaaacgcatatatgggataaacgcatatatgggataaacgcatatatgggataaacgcaaataagggaaaaacgcaaatatgggaaaatcgcaaatatgggaaatacgcaaatatgggataaacgcaaatatgggaaaaacgcaaatatgggaaaagcgcaaatatgggaaaagtgcaaatatgggaaaagcgcaaatatgggcaaagcgcaaatatgggaaaagcgcaaatatgggaaaagcgcacatatgggaaaagcgcaaatatgggaaaagcgcaaatatgggaaaagcgcaaacatgggaaaagcgcacatatgggaaaagcgcacatatgggaaaagcgcacatatgcgaaaagcgcacatatgggaacagcgcacatatgggaaaagcgcacatatgggaaaagcgcacatatgggaaaagcgcacatatgggaaaagctcacatatgggaaaagcgcacatatgggaaaagtgcACATATGGGAAAAGGGCGCATATGGGAAAAgcacacatatgggaaaaacgcacatatgggaaaaacgcacatatgggaaaagcgcacatatgggaaaagcgcacatatgggaaaagcgcacatatgggaaaaacgcacatatgggaaaaacgcacatatgggaaaaacgcacatatgggaaaaacgcaaatatgggaaacacgcaaatatgggaaaaacgcaaatatgggaaaaacgcaaatatgggaaaaacgcaaatatgagaaaaacgcaaatatgggaaaaacgcaaatatgggaaaaacgcaaatatgggtaaaacgcaaatatgggaacaacgcaaatatgggaaaaacgcaaacgtagcgaaagggaaatttgtggcacaaattgactagaggaaagaatcagttggtatgacatagtctgtacaatcaagggttcactaaatatgctcaaaagcaaatgtgggaaacacgcaaatatgggaaaaacgcaaatatgggaaaaacgcaaatatgggaaaaacgcaaatatgggaaaaacgcatatatggggaaacgcatatatgggaaaaacgcatatatgggaaaaacgcatatgtgggaaaaacgcatatgtgggaaaaacgcatatatgggaaaaacgtaaatatgggaaaaacgcaaatatgggaaaaacgcaaatatgggaaaaaggcaaatatgggaaaaacgcaaatatgggaaaaacgcaaatgtagcgaaagggagatttgtggcacaaattgagtagaggaaagaatcagttggtatgacatagtccgtagcatcaagggttcactaaatatgcttcaaaagcaaatatgggaaaaacgcatatatgggaacaacgcatatatgggaaaaacgcatatatgggaaaaacgcatatatgggaaaaacgcatatatgggaaaaacgcatatatgggaaaaacgcatatatgggataaacgcaaatatgggataaacgaaaatatgggataaacgcaaatatgggataaacgcaaatatgggaaaaacgcatatatgggaaaaacgcaaatatgggaaaaacgcaaatatgggaaaacgcaaatatgggaaaaacgcaaatatggaaaaaacgcaaatatgggaaaaatgcaagtatgggaaaaacgcaaatatgggaaaaacgcaaatatgggaaaaacgcaaatatggggaaaacgcaaatatggggaaaacgcaaatatgggaaaaatgcaaatatgggaaaaacgcaaatatg contains these protein-coding regions:
- the LOC126263490 gene encoding LWamide neuropeptides-like → MGKSQIWEIRKYGINANMGKTQIWEKRKYGKSANMGKAQIWAKRKYGKSANMGKAHIWEKRKYGKSANMGKAQTWEKRTYGKSAHMGKAHICEKRTYGNSAHMGKAHIWEKRTYGKSAHMGKAHIWEKRTYGKSAHMGKGRIWEKHTYGKNAHMGKTHIWEKRTYGKSAHMGKAHIWEKRTYGKNAHMGKTHIWEKRKYGKHANMGKTQIWEKRKYGKNANMRKTQIWEKRKYGKNANMANVGNTQIWEKRKYGKNANMGKTQIWEKRIYGETHIWEKRIYGKNAYVGKTHMWEKRIYGKNVNMGKTQIWEKRKYGKKHQGFTKYASKANMGKTHIWEQRIYGKNAYMGKTHIWEKRIYGKNAYMGKTHIWDKRKYGINENMG